GAGGGCCCGGTGATCGACTGGGGCGACCAGGACCTGGCCCGCTGGCTGACCCCGCTGACCGCCCACCTCAAGCGCTCCGGCGCCTTCGGGGTGCGGATGGGTCCGCCGGTGGTCACCCGCCGCTGGTCGGCGGCGAGCGTCAAGGAGGGCATCGCCGATGCCGCCGTACGCCGTCTCGACGACCTGGTGCCGCTGGAGCGCTCGCAGGAGGGCGCCCGCGTCGTCTCCCAGCTGCACGAGCTCGGCTGGGTGCCGCAGGCGGTCGAGGGCGGCTTCGCCGCCGGGCAGCCCCAGTACAACTTCCACCTCCCGCTGGTGGCCGACGGCCGCCCGCGCACCGAGGAGGAGGTGCTCAAGGGGATGAACCAGCTGTGGCGCCGCAACATCAAGAAGGCCGACAAGGCCGGGGTCGAGGTGGTCCGCGGGACCGCCGCCGACCTGGAGGCCTTCCACGCGCTGTACGCGCACACCGCTGAGCGCGACCACTTCACCCCGCGGCCGCTCTCCTACTTCCGGACCATGGTCGAGGCGCTCTCGGCCGAGGAGCCCGACCGGATCGTGCTGCACCTGGCCCGGCACGAGGGCGACCTGGTGGCCGCCACGATCTCGATCCGGGTCGGCACCCACGTCTGGTACTCCTACGGCGCCTCCTCGACCGAGAAGCGCGACGTGCGCGGCTCCAACGCGATCCAGTGGGCGATGATCCGCGACGCGCTGGCCGCCGGCGCCGAGGTCTACGACATGCGCGGCATCACCGACACCCTCGACTCCGAGGACCCGCACGTGGGCCTGATCCAGTTCAAGGTCGGCACCGGCGGCGAGGCCGTGGAGTACGCCGGGGAGTGGGACCTGCCGATCAACAAGGCGATCTACAAGGCGTTCGATCTCTACAT
The window above is part of the Nocardioides campestrisoli genome. Proteins encoded here:
- a CDS encoding lipid II:glycine glycyltransferase FemX; the encoded protein is MSHPSSAPVAVPVTPLAVRVVSAEEHLDFLRSRSSASFLQTPAWGAVKSEWRHESLGWFAPAADGGTGEQMVGAALVLYRQLPKVKRYLAYLPEGPVIDWGDQDLARWLTPLTAHLKRSGAFGVRMGPPVVTRRWSAASVKEGIADAAVRRLDDLVPLERSQEGARVVSQLHELGWVPQAVEGGFAAGQPQYNFHLPLVADGRPRTEEEVLKGMNQLWRRNIKKADKAGVEVVRGTAADLEAFHALYAHTAERDHFTPRPLSYFRTMVEALSAEEPDRIVLHLARHEGDLVAATISIRVGTHVWYSYGASSTEKRDVRGSNAIQWAMIRDALAAGAEVYDMRGITDTLDSEDPHVGLIQFKVGTGGEAVEYAGEWDLPINKAIYKAFDLYMKRRG